A window of [Ruminococcus] lactaris ATCC 29176 genomic DNA:
GAGTCGGTGTATTGATAAACATGAACCGGCAGGCCAGCAATAGACTCGGAAAGAATTCTGACGCAAGGGTAGACGGCAGTCATCTGCATGGCACTTCGCTCATTCACCGCTTTACCGGAATTACTGCCACCAAACAGGAAACGGTAAGTGCTGCCGTTAGTGCTGTTGGTGGGCTTGTCTCTTGACCGGAATAGTCCGCTTAAAATGCTCATAATAATCACACTCCTTCCTAAATTTGAGCAAAGAAAAGCACCTGCATTTGCAGATGCTTAACCTTAATCACGGTGACTTTCCCTTAAAAAATGGAAATGTTTAAGGGAAATATAAAATACTTAATGGTATTATTTTATTCTAAAATAGCAAGTGTTCTTTCCTGAGCCTTCACGTTTTAGTTCACCAGATGCGACTAATTTTCTTAGTGAGCCCTCTATAGAGCTGACGCTAAGCGAAGGGCAAAGCTCACGAATATTCTGCTTTGTGAAGCGACCTATTTTGTGTAAGGTTGCTCGTCTGACTGTTTCGAGAGCTGGCAACTTTGTTTCAACAAGTTCAAAACGTTCTTCGAAATCTTTGTATGCAGCAAGAACAGTACCAAGCAAATACTTGATAAATGGCACTGGGGCCTCTGTCCCTTCATGCCAGCCAATCTGTGCCTGACCAAGTGCGTCGTAATACAGATCCTTGTTCTTGGCAATCTTAGCTTCCAATGAAATATACTTGCCAACATAAAAGCCATTTCTGTATAACAGAAGTGTTGTAAGCAAACGGCTCATTCGTCCATTTCCATCATTGAACGGATGGATGCAAAGAAAGTCATGAATGAAGATTGGAATTGCAATCAGGGGTTCAACTTCCATATTTCCAATGACACGATTATATTCCTCACATATTCTATCTAAAGCTTGTGGAGTATCGTATGGAGCAAGTGGAGTGAACAGAGTTTCTACATGGCCATCTGGATAGGTGGCACTAATATAGTTTTGTACACTTTTAGTTCTTCCGGCCATAGGATTATTCATGTGGCTATACAATATTTTGTGAAGCTGTAAAATATAATTCTGTGTGATAGGAATTGCATCAAAGCTTTCGTGAATAATATTAAGAACATCGCGATACCCTGCAATTTCCTGCTCATCACAGTTCTTTGGTGTTGTTTTTTCTTCTACAATCTGCTTGATACGAGTGCTTGTTGTAACAATTCCCTCAATTGCGTTTGATGCCTCGGTGCTTTGTATTTTAGCAATCTCAACCAGTTTTTCTAATTCTTCAGGACGTTGTTTCAGGTACATTTCCTGTTTACCGGCCTCTTTATAAATTGCTGCAATTAAGCTAAGAACATCTGAATCCCACTTTTGCTTCTTGATTTCAGAGTAATTAAAAGTTCTCATTTCCTTCACCTCCGATTTTTCCCTTAAATATTACAACAAAATAAGGGAAACAGCAACACATTAAGGGGATTTCCACTTAATAGTATGCGTATTATAAGGTAAAGTATGCAGGGGTTATAGGAATAAGATCCCTCTGTCATCATAGACAGAAGCACCGGTATTATTTCCACAGCGGATCGCACGGTCAAGTCCTATAATCGTGGCAACTGCACCGTCGATTTTTTCTGTGGATTTTTCTTTGTCTGCTTTTACATTGCCAGCAGGATCAGTACGGATATAAATGTTATCCATCATCCAGAGGAGTACTGGATGACCGCTGTGGGCCAGCCTTTGTTCCAGTGTCAGCTTCATAGCATCCAGCGCACAGCCTGCTTCACCCACTGGTTCAGTCGCAACTGTCTGAATGAATTTTCTTCACCGGGATTCTGCTTGGCAGATTCGCAGGCGGCCTCTACCTATAGTGGCTCAGTTGTCAAGACAAAAATCTAAGATTTTTATAATGAACTGATATGGTTGATAAGTAACAAGGAACATGGGGAGGATAGTGGAACACTCCCCAGATCCATATATGCATTAAGCTGCATACGGCAAAAGCATTGCCGGGTAGTAACATTCAGCCGGTGTTTTGTAATCAAGGGCAGAATGGCATCTTTCAAAGTTATAGGTGTGGACATATCGTCCAATAGCAACTCTGGCATCCTTGATGTTGTTATACAGCGTCAGATAAGCTTCTTCATACTTGAAGCTGCGGAACCATCGCTCAATCATGATGTTGTCAGCCCAACGGCTTTTTCCATCCATACTCTGACGGATACCGTTTTCTTTTACAAATTCAATGTATTTCTGACTTGTGAACTGACAACCCTGATCAGAGTTCAAAATCTGTGGTTTTGACACAGCAAATGCTTTTTTTAGAGCATTGATAACCATTCTGGTATCAAGGGTATCATCGACTTCCCAGCCTACGATACAACGGCTGTACCAGTCGATTACAGCTGTCAGATACAGAAATCCGTGTCTGATTGGAATATATGTAATGTCAATAGACCACGCCTGATTTGGTGCATCTATGACGGCATTTCGAAGAAGATAAGGACATCCCTTTGCCTGTTGCATCCGCTTGGAAAGATTCATCTTAGGATAGATTGGGTAAATATCCATCTCATTCATATAGCGGCGTGCTTTACGACGCCCAACATGATAACCTCTGTTTTTGAGTTGTGCAGACATTTGCCTTGCACCCCAGGTTGGATTATCCGTATGAAGATGGTCGATAATCTCTTTACAAGCCAGTTCTTCGTCTGATACAGGTGAAGTCTTGTAATAGATGCTTGTACGGTTGATATCAAGCAGTTTTGCTCCTACAGATGCCGGGATTTCTTTAGTAGTCAAAAGGTTTTGGACTAAACTTACTCTCGTAGTCAGGTCCACAAATTTCTTCAGATTTTTTTTTGAGCCAGTCAACCTGCATGGTTAACTGACCAACCTTTTTCGCATACTCCGCCTTTTCCTTGCGTTCTTCAGCAAGCTTGTCTTTGAGGTTTTCCTGACGCTTGTCATCGAATACTGCAGAGGCATTGTTAAGGAATTCTTTCTTCCAATTGCGGAGCAGATTTGGTTGGATGTTATTCTCGGTTGCAAGGGTGTTGAGATCTTTCTCGCCCTTAAGCAGCTCGATTACCAGGTCTGATTTAAATTTGGCACTAAAGTTTCTTCTTTGTCTGGACATAATGATGAATCCTCACTTTCATACTGATTTTAGTATATCAGATTCATTAATATTTGTCCGAAAAAGTGTCTTAATTTATGAGACCATTATAACCTTATCCATCCCAACCGTGATGCCGAGAGATGGGTTGGCTTTCTTCCAGACTTCAGGATCCGTCCAATCATCTGTTTCATGAAGACAATCCACAATAATTTGAATTTGCAAAAATCACCCAATGACGGTAAAATATATAAGTAAAGAATAGGGGGATCAGGTAGCATGAGCAAGGCAACGACAAAGTTTGCAATCGCATTTGCGTTTAAGGAATTATTATTAGAAAAATCAATTGATAAAATAACAATCAATGACATTACGGAAAAGTGTGGGATAAACCGTCAGACTTTTTATTATCATTTTCATGATATATATGAGTTGATTGAATGGATTTGTGAAACAGATGCAGATCATGTTCTGAAACAGAATAAAACATATGATACGTGGCAGGAAGGATTTCTGGCAATATTTCATCTACTGAAAAAGGACGAACCTTTTGTTGTCAACATCTATCATAATGCTCCGCGAGGATATATTTACCGTTATTTGTATAAAGTAACGTATCAGCTAATATATAATGTACTCGAAGAAAAAGCGGCAGATATGGTCGTGCGGGAAGAGGATAAAGCATTCATTGCAGATTTTTACAAATATGGGTTTGTTGGTCTGGTATTAGAATGGATTGATAAGGGAATGAAGGAGGATCCGAAACAGATCATAGAAAGATTAAATGCATTGATTCAAGGATCTTTCGCACATGCATTGAATAATGCAAAACTGAACAGGAGCTGATTACGACAAATCTTGTGGTTTGTCGTATATGGATGCAATGTAAGAGGATTGTCGCTTTCTATGACAGTTCTCTTTTTTTGTGCATAGTAGGAAAAAGATTTTGTGGATATACTGTGCATATGGAAACAAAGAAAACGACACAGTTTAAACAAAAAGGAGGGTTTTTATTATGTATTATTCAGCAGGAACTTATGAAGCATTTGCAAGACCGGAAAAACCGGAGGGTGCTGACCGGAAATCAGCATATATCATTGGAACAGGATTAGCGGGGCTTTCAGCCGCTTTTTATCTGGTGAGAGATGGGCAGGTAAAGGGAGAGCACATTCATCTCCTTGAGAAACTGGATCTTGCCGGGGGCAGCTGCGATGGAAGAAAGGATGTCCGAAAAGGTTTCTATATGCGTGGCGGAAGAGAAATGGACAACCATTTTGAATGTATGTGGGATATGTTCCGTGATGTTCCTTCGATAGAGACACCGGGCGTCTCTGTTTTGGATGAGTATTATTGGTTAAACAAGCATGATCCGAATTACTCCCTTTGCAGGGCTTCTGAGAAATGCGGGCAGGATGCACATACAGATAAGAAATTTACACTTGATAAGGATTCAGCCCTGGCATTGTCAAAGTTGTTTATGACACCGGAAAAGGATTTGGAGGATAAGAAAATCAGTGAGATATTGCCGGATTCCTTCTGGGACACGAATTTCTGGCTATACTGGCAGACTATGTTTGCATTTCAAAGATGGTCATCTGCACTGGAAATGAAACGGTATTTGTGCAGATACTGCCATCATATTGATGGACTTCCGGATTTTTCCGCACTCCGCTTTACGAAATACAATCAATACGAGAGCATGATTCTTCCGCTTGTAAAATATCTCGAAAGCCATGGTGTGTCAGTCGAATATGGCATGGATGTCAAAAATGTTGTCATCAAAGATGAAAATGGTAAAAAAACTGCCACACAGATTATATATGAAAAGGCTGGAAAACCGGGTACAATTGATTTGATTGAGGATGATCTGGTCTTTATAACAAATGGATGCTGTACAGATACTTCCTGCTATGGAGATCAGAATACAGCACCGGATTTGAGCCTGATTAAAAACGGTACAGGCGAATCGTGGGATTTGTGGAAGAATATTGCTGCACAGGCAAAGAATGGTGAGTATGGTAATCCGGATAAATTCTGCGACGATTTTGAAGCAACAAACTGGATGAGTGCAACTGTGGAAACCTCGGATGAAGAGATTATCCAGAAGATTATCAGCATTTGCAAGCGTGATCCGAGAGAAGGAAAAGTAACAACCGGAGGAATTGTGACAGTGAAGGATAGTACCGATAACTGGTATCTTTCATGGACAATCAATCGTCAGCCGCAGTTTAAAGCACAGGATAAAAATACGGTTTTGATCTGGGTATATGCACTTACAACGAATAAAGAAGGAAATTATGTAAAGAAGGCAATGCGGGATTGTACAGGTGAAGAAGTTTGCCGTGAGTGGCTTTATCACATTGGCGTCCCGACAGATCAGATTGACGATTGGGCAAAAAATCGCTGCAATACAACAACCTGCTTCATGCCATACATCAATGCTTTCTTCCAGCCAAGAAAAGAAAGTGATCGTCCGCTTGTTGTTCCGGAAGGTGCTGTCAATTTTGCATTCCTGGGACAGTTTGCGGAGACACCGAGAGACACTATTTTTACGACAGAATACTCCATCCGTACAGGTATGGAAGCAGTTTACACACTTATGAACGTAGATCGTGGTGTTCCGGAGGTGTGGGGCTCGAAGTACGATGTACGTGAATTGCTGCGTGCTGCATATTACGCAGTTGATAAAAAACCGATTGATGAACTTCCGCTTTCTCTCAAGGAAAAGGTAGTCTTAAAGAAAGTAATAAAAGCTGTGGAAGGAACCGATCTGGAAATTTTGCTCAAGGAAAGTGGATTACTCCGGTAAGAGCAAGAAAAGGGGGATGCAAAAAAACTCAATCGAGTTTTTCACATCCCCTAAAGAAGATCTATTGCAGATAAAAGCTGTACTTTGCATAGAAGAAATGCAGAGTATGGCTTTTCTTTTTGGAGATTGGAGCGGATAACAAGGACAAGATTGCTGAACGGCGGTTTGCAGAAATGAATCAGACGCTCAGAAAGGAGCATCTCCTGCAACAGGACTATTATAAAGAACTGCTGGATGTTCAAAGCTGTGGAGTGATGGCGTATACTCTGCCTGGTCATCGGATTGTTCATATGAATGCAGAAGCATTGAGGATGTATGGATATTATGATCTGATTTTAATGGATGTGCAGATGCCGAGGATGAATGGGTACGATGCAACGAGACAGATTCGAAAGTTAAGAGATCAGAAGAAAGCGTCTATACCGGTGATCGTCATGACTGCGAATGCATTCGAGGAGGACAGGAATGAAGCATTTGCTGCAGGGATGGATGAACATGTGGCAAAATCGGTAGAAATAATAAATTTGCCAAAACCATGAAAGATGATATAATGAGCATTAGCGAGCAGGAGAAAGCACAGCTTTTTCAGTGTGAGCGGCGAATGGCGATCATGATCGCTGCGAAGCAGCTTCAGGCACCAAAGGTGCCGATCATGGTATAATAAGCGTTAGCAAGCAGGAAGAAGCGTGGCTTATTCAACGAACAAGAGGAAAAGCAACATGAAAAAGGTGAAATCTACAGCTCTGGTGATTGTATTGTGCCTGGCAGTTGCGGCAGTCTGTCTCAGCGTCCGTACAGAGACATCACCTCGAAAGATAGTTTCAGCGGCAGTCGGATATGCGTGGACGGATGGGACAGACCGTGATCTGGACGCACTGCTTCAGAGAGCGGATGAAAAAATGTACAAAAATAAACAGAAAATGAAACGAAAGAGGAGAACGATTTGAATCACTATACGATCTATGAACTATTATGGCTTTTCTTCCTGTATTCTTTTGGCGGATGGATACTGGAAACTGTTCTGGCCACATTGAAACAGAAAAAATTCGCAAACCGGGGACTTGTGAATGGTCCGTACTGTGTGATGTACGGATTTACGGCTGTTCTTATGACTGTGGGACTGCAGGAACTGACGGGATTCTGGCTTTTTCTTTTTGCAGCAGTTTATGCTACGGTTGTAGAGTGGATCGGCGGGCATCTGATGGAGCGGATCTTTAAAGAACGCTGGTGGGATTATTCCAATGTGAAATGGAATCTGGATGGATATATCTGTCTTCCGGCATCTCTGGCCTGGGGCGGACTGGGGTATATCGCTGTCCGTTGGGGCAACGTGCTGAGCCTGGATCTGCTGCATCTTCTCCCGGAGCTTGTGATGAAGATATTGATCCTGGTGTTGCTGCTGTTCCTGTGTGTGGATGTTTTTGCCTCTTTTATGCTGCTGACAGGGATCAGCAGAAATCCGAAGCAGTGGGAAGAAACGGATGCACAGATTGATAAGCTGAGTGCAAGATTAAGTTCCTGGATTTCTGAACGGGTGGAAAGGCGTGTGAAGAAAGCTTACCCGCGTGTACGGAAAACCGAAAAAAAGGCAGCAGAAAAAAGTGATGCCTTTGCATCCGGATGTGGATTTTATAAGATTGTATTACTTTTTATTATTGGTGCATTTTTAGGTGATATTACGGAGACGATTTTCTGCCGGATCACGATGGGGGTATGGATGAGCCGGAGCAGTGTGGTGTGGGGACCATTCAGTATTGTATGGGGACTGGCAATCGCATTGGTGACGGCATTGCTCTATAAATATAAAGACCGCAGTAATACATTTTTATTTCTTATAGGGACACTGCTTGGTGGTGCGTATGAGTATCTGTGTAGTGTATTTACAGAGATTTTTTTCGGGAAAGTCTTTTGGGATTACAGCAATATCCCATTTAATCTGGGTGGCAGAATCAATCTTCTTTACTGTTTCTTCTGGGGGATTGCTGCAGTAGTATGGTTTAAAAGGCTGTATCCACCGTTGGAAAAATGGATTGAACGGATTCCACAAAAGGTTGGAAAGATCATAACCTGGGGACTGCTTGTATTTATGTGCTGCAATATCATGGTTTCCTGTATGGCTCTGGTGCGGTATGATGAAAGAGAAAAAGGGATCAGGGCAGAAACCAGATGGGAGCATTGGACGGATGAGCATTATGATGATGCGAAGATGAAAAAAATTTATCCGAATGCAAAGGGTGTCAAAAAAGGAAAGACGGAGGAAAAAGATGCAGGATCAAAAGCAGCAGAATCATAATCAACAGAAAAAGATTGCACTGATCAATGATTTTACGGGATTTGGCAGATGCTCGATCGCAGTGCAGCTTCCGGTTATTTCCATGATGAAAGTACAGTGCTGTGCTGTTCCGACAGCAATCTTCTCGGATCATACAGCTTATGATTCTTTTTACTGCACAGATTATACGGCAGAGATGGAACCGTATATTGAAGAGTGGAAGAAACTGGGACTTAAATTTCAGGGAATCTGTACCGGGTTCCTGGGTTCAGAAGAGCAGATCAGGATTGTCGGTGAGTTTATACACACTTTTAAAGAAAAAGATACAACGGTCGTAGTCGATCCGGTTATGGGAGACGGTGGAAAGCGGTATGCAACCTATACGGAAGAAATGTGCCGGAAGATGAGTGAAGTTGTGCAGTATGCAGATATTGTTGTACCGAATGTGACAGAAGCCTGTCTTCTTACCGGTACGCAATATAAGGAAGAATGGAGTAGCGGAGAACTGGAGCGGCTGGCAGAGCAGATTGCCGGTTCAGGACCGGCGAAAGTAGTGATCACCGGGATTGAGAAGAAAAATCATGTAGCAAATCTCT
This region includes:
- a CDS encoding Fic family protein produces the protein MRTFNYSEIKKQKWDSDVLSLIAAIYKEAGKQEMYLKQRPEELEKLVEIAKIQSTEASNAIEGIVTTSTRIKQIVEEKTTPKNCDEQEIAGYRDVLNIIHESFDAIPITQNYILQLHKILYSHMNNPMAGRTKSVQNYISATYPDGHVETLFTPLAPYDTPQALDRICEEYNRVIGNMEVEPLIAIPIFIHDFLCIHPFNDGNGRMSRLLTTLLLYRNGFYVGKYISLEAKIAKNKDLYYDALGQAQIGWHEGTEAPVPFIKYLLGTVLAAYKDFEERFELVETKLPALETVRRATLHKIGRFTKQNIRELCPSLSVSSIEGSLRKLVASGELKREGSGKNTCYFRIK
- a CDS encoding IS3 family transposase, which codes for MTTKEIPASVGAKLLDINRTSIYYKTSPVSDEELACKEIIDHLHTDNPTWGARQMSAQLKNRGYHVGRRKARRYMNEMDIYPIYPKMNLSKRMQQAKGCPYLLRNAVIDAPNQAWSIDITYIPIRHGFLYLTAVIDWYSRCIVGWEVDDTLDTRMVINALKKAFAVSKPQILNSDQGCQFTSQKYIEFVKENGIRQSMDGKSRWADNIMIERWFRSFKYEEAYLTLYNNIKDARVAIGRYVHTYNFERCHSALDYKTPAECYYPAMLLPYAA
- a CDS encoding transposase; translated protein: MSRQRRNFSAKFKSDLVIELLKGEKDLNTLATENNIQPNLLRNWKKEFLNNASAVFDDKRQENLKDKLAEERKEKAEYAKKVGQLTMQVDWLKKKSEEICGPDYESKFSPKPFDY
- a CDS encoding TetR/AcrR family transcriptional regulator translates to MSKATTKFAIAFAFKELLLEKSIDKITINDITEKCGINRQTFYYHFHDIYELIEWICETDADHVLKQNKTYDTWQEGFLAIFHLLKKDEPFVVNIYHNAPRGYIYRYLYKVTYQLIYNVLEEKAADMVVREEDKAFIADFYKYGFVGLVLEWIDKGMKEDPKQIIERLNALIQGSFAHALNNAKLNRS
- a CDS encoding oleate hydratase — its product is MYYSAGTYEAFARPEKPEGADRKSAYIIGTGLAGLSAAFYLVRDGQVKGEHIHLLEKLDLAGGSCDGRKDVRKGFYMRGGREMDNHFECMWDMFRDVPSIETPGVSVLDEYYWLNKHDPNYSLCRASEKCGQDAHTDKKFTLDKDSALALSKLFMTPEKDLEDKKISEILPDSFWDTNFWLYWQTMFAFQRWSSALEMKRYLCRYCHHIDGLPDFSALRFTKYNQYESMILPLVKYLESHGVSVEYGMDVKNVVIKDENGKKTATQIIYEKAGKPGTIDLIEDDLVFITNGCCTDTSCYGDQNTAPDLSLIKNGTGESWDLWKNIAAQAKNGEYGNPDKFCDDFEATNWMSATVETSDEEIIQKIISICKRDPREGKVTTGGIVTVKDSTDNWYLSWTINRQPQFKAQDKNTVLIWVYALTTNKEGNYVKKAMRDCTGEEVCREWLYHIGVPTDQIDDWAKNRCNTTTCFMPYINAFFQPRKESDRPLVVPEGAVNFAFLGQFAETPRDTIFTTEYSIRTGMEAVYTLMNVDRGVPEVWGSKYDVRELLRAAYYAVDKKPIDELPLSLKEKVVLKKVIKAVEGTDLEILLKESGLLR
- a CDS encoding response regulator — encoded protein: MEIGADNKDKIAERRFAEMNQTLRKEHLLQQDYYKELLDVQSCGVMAYTLPGHRIVHMNAEALRMYGYYDLILMDVQMPRMNGYDATRQIRKLRDQKKASIPVIVMTANAFEEDRNEAFAAGMDEHVAKSVEIINLPKP
- a CDS encoding diguanylate cyclase → MKKVKSTALVIVLCLAVAAVCLSVRTETSPRKIVSAAVGYAWTDGTDRDLDALLQRADEKMYKNKQKMKRKRRTI
- a CDS encoding putative ABC transporter permease, whose translation is MNHYTIYELLWLFFLYSFGGWILETVLATLKQKKFANRGLVNGPYCVMYGFTAVLMTVGLQELTGFWLFLFAAVYATVVEWIGGHLMERIFKERWWDYSNVKWNLDGYICLPASLAWGGLGYIAVRWGNVLSLDLLHLLPELVMKILILVLLLFLCVDVFASFMLLTGISRNPKQWEETDAQIDKLSARLSSWISERVERRVKKAYPRVRKTEKKAAEKSDAFASGCGFYKIVLLFIIGAFLGDITETIFCRITMGVWMSRSSVVWGPFSIVWGLAIALVTALLYKYKDRSNTFLFLIGTLLGGAYEYLCSVFTEIFFGKVFWDYSNIPFNLGGRINLLYCFFWGIAAVVWFKRLYPPLEKWIERIPQKVGKIITWGLLVFMCCNIMVSCMALVRYDEREKGIRAETRWEHWTDEHYDDAKMKKIYPNAKGVKKGKTEEKDAGSKAAES
- a CDS encoding pyridoxamine kinase, translating into MQDQKQQNHNQQKKIALINDFTGFGRCSIAVQLPVISMMKVQCCAVPTAIFSDHTAYDSFYCTDYTAEMEPYIEEWKKLGLKFQGICTGFLGSEEQIRIVGEFIHTFKEKDTTVVVDPVMGDGGKRYATYTEEMCRKMSEVVQYADIVVPNVTEACLLTGTQYKEEWSSGELERLAEQIAGSGPAKVVITGIEKKNHVANLCYEKGAGYEMIQTEKIGSPRSGTGDIFAAIIAADAVNGTGLTESVRKASGFIGKCIQRSVELEIPLADGICFEELLYLLK